TTGTGAACTCTTCACCTGCAAGCTTCCCGAGTTCATCATCAGAGAGTTGGAATTTGACGGGTACATCGCCAACGAGCACCTCCATGCCGTCGAACAGGTCGATTACCTCCATGAGCGTATCGTCCTGCTTGATGCCGTTGGTGGACGCCATGTCCCGCAGCACATAACCACCCTCGACGCGTTCCATGACACAGTGGCTTGTGGAAGCAGAGGGGCATTCAATCACGATATCGTTATCACTGCCGCGACCAATCTTGATGACCTTGCGCTCAAGTTTGAATCGGTAAGGCTGCGGAGTTTTTCCTGGTTCGGAGATTGTGACTCTGGGCATGGTACTGATGGTGAGTGATTATTACTGTGACGAGTGAATTGGCAGGTAAATACAGCCAATCACGCAGAGCTTCAACCTCTTACGTTAGGTCATTCATAAATGATTGAAGCCATGTTGGCAATGGGTTATTCAAGCAGTTTACCTACGAGGGACCTGCCTTGCCTGGAACGACAGCTGTTTGATATCGCTCTGGGAGCCGGTGGGACTGTCATGCGGAATAACATTGACCTCACCGCTGGTTCCTTTTACCACCCGCGCGTCAATCACTTTCCAATATGAGCCAAGAAACGATCATTTACACCCAAACCGACGAGGCCCCCGCGCTCGCGACCTATTCCTTCCTGCCCATCGTCCAGGCATTCACCAAGACCTCCGGGGTCAATGTGGAGACCCGCGACATCTCGCTCGCTGGCCGTATCCTATCCCAGTTTCCCGACCGACTGAAAGCCGGCCAACAGGTTGGCGACGCTCTCGCCGAACTCGGTGAACTGGCCCGGACCCCCGAGGCCAACATCATCAAGCTCCCGAACATCTCCGCTTCCGTTCCCCAGATGGAAGCCGCCATCGCCGAGCTACAGGCCAAGGGATACGACATCCCCAACTACGCCGATGCCGAGGATGTTTACTCCAGAATCAAAGGCTCCGCCGTCAACCCCGTGCTTCGCGAAGGCAACTCCGACCGTCGCGCGCCCAAGGCCGTCAAGGAATACGCCAAGGCCAACCCGCACCGCATGGGCGCCTGGACCCCCGATTCCAAATCCCACGTCGCGTGCATGGGCAGCGGCGACTTTTTCTCCAACGAGAAATCCGTCACCATCGAAGAAGCCACCGATGCCCGGATCGTGCTGACCGCCACCGACGGCACCACCACCGTCCTCAAGGAGAGCACGCCACTTCTCGAAGGTGAGATCATCGATGCCACCCTCATGAGCAAAAAGGCTCTCGTCACCTTCCTCGACGACCAGATCGCCGACGCCAAGGAAAAAGGGGTCCTCTTTTCACTCCACATGAAGGCGACGATGATGAAGGTTTCCGATCCGATCATCTTCGGCCACTGTGTCGCGGTCTTCTTTAAAAATGTCTTCGATAAACACGGTGAGGTCCTCTGCCAGGCTGGCGTTGACCTGAGAAATGGGTTCGGTGACCTGCTCGCTAAAATCGAAACCCTGCCAGCCGACCAGAAAGCCGCCATCGAGGCGGACATCGAAGCGGCCTACGCCAACGGCCCGGACCTCGCCATGGTCAACTCGGACAAAGGCATTACCAACCTGCACGTGCCGAGTGACGTCATCGTCGATGCCTCCATGCCCGCCATGATCCGCACCTCCGGCCAGATGTGGAATAAAGAAGGCAAGCAGCAAGACACCAAGGCGGTCATCCCCGATGCTTCCTATGCCGGTGTTTACCAAGCCACCATTGATTTCTGTAAAAAGAACGGCGCCTTTGATCCCACCACCATGGGCACCGTGCCCAACGTCGGATTGATGGCGCAAAAAGCCGAGGAATACGGCTCCCACGACAAGACTTTTGAAATCCCTGCCGACGGTAAAGTCACCATTATCGACTCTAACGAAAACATCCTCATCGAACACGCTGTGGAAAAAGGCGACATCTGGCGTGCTTGCCAGGTCAAGGACGCCCCCATCCAGGACTGGGTGAAACTCGCCGTCAACCGTGCCCGCGCCACCCAGACCCCCGCTGTGTTCTGGCTCGATGAAGACCGCGCCCACGACGCCCAGTTGATCCGGAAGGTCGGCCAGTACCTCGGCGACCACGATACCGATGGCCTGGAAATCCACATCATGTCACCGGTCGAAGCCACCGAGTTCACCCTCGCACGCTGCAAGGCGGGTGAGGATACCATTTCCGTTACCGGCAACGTGCTGCGTGACTACCTGACCGACCTTTTCCCCATCCTCGAACTTGGCACCTCCGCCAAGATGCTCTCCATCGTCCCCCTGATGAACGGCGGCGGACTGTTTGAGACCGGCGCCGGTGGATCAGCGCCGAAACACGTCCAGCAGTTCACAGCGGAAAACTACCTCCGCTGGGACTCTCTCGGCGAGTTCCTTGCCCTCGCCGTCTCCCTGGAACACCTCTCTGAGAAGTTTGGCAATGCCAAAGCCAAAACCCTCGCCGATACGCTCGATGCCGCCACCGGCCAGTTCCTGCTCAACGACAAGTCGCCGACCCGTAAGCTCGGCGGTATCGACAACCGGGGCTCGCACTTCTACCTGGCCCTTTACTGGGCCCAGGCGCTTGCCGCCCAGACTGACGATGCCGAACTCGCAGCGACCTTCGCCCCCGTGGCTGAGGCTCTCGCTACTAACGAGGACAAAATCGTCGGGGAGCTCATCGCCGTGCAAGGCTCACCGGTCGATATGGGGGGCTACTACATGCCCGACGATGAACTCACCGGAGCCGCCATGCGCCCGAGCGCAACCCTCAACGGCATTCTGGCCGGCATCTGATCCGGAATCACTTTTTACCCATCCCGCTACCCAGGTCATCCGGGTAAGCGGGATTTTTTTAGCTTGGCGTTTCCCGCTGATGCTTCAAACTCCTAGCTATGAAATATCTCGTCTCGTGTCTGTTTTCCCTCTCCATCCTCATCTCCAATGCGGCTAAAAAAGAGGACTCATCCATTGTCGCTGTCTATGATCTCGACGCCGCCATTTCCGAGTCCGGCCAATCGTCCGGTGGACTGCTCGGGCTGGGTGGCCTGGGAGGAGGTGCCGACCGACCGCTCACCCACTTTGATATCGTCCGCAGCCTGAAAGCCGCCGCCGAGGATAAAGAGGTCAAGGGGGTCGTTCTCGACCTCGGTGGTGCAGGCATTGATCTTGCCCAGCTTCAGGAAATGCGCCGTTGCCTACTGGCCATCCGCAAAGCCGGTAAAGACGTCTGGTTTTACACAGAAAGCATCTCCAACGGCACGGCATTGATCGGTTCAGCGGCCAATCATTTCACGCTCATGCCCGAGGGGGATGTCTCGCTCACCGGCATGTATTCCGAGTCGATGTATTTCAAGGGTCTGCTCGACAAACTCGGCCTCAAAGTCGAAGTCATCCACATCGGTGATTTCAAAAGTGCCGGAGAAACCTTCTACCGCACCGGCCCCAGCGACTATGCCAAGCAGCAGGAAAACCTCCTGTTCGACTCCATCTACGGGCAAATCATCCAGCAGATTTCCGAAGGCAGGAAGATCAAGCCGGATGCGCTGCGCGCCATCATCGACCAGGCTCTGATCACACCTGAACAAGCCAGGGAGGCGGGACTCGTTGACGCGCTGCAGTACCGCACTGATTTTATTGCCACACTACGCAAGCATTACGGTAAAGACACCGAGTTTGATCGCTCCTATGAACTCCCTAACACCGACGGCCCGGAAATCGATGGCTTCATGGACTTGATGAAACTCGCCTTCAAGGCCGGCAAAGGCAAAAAACATAAAGCCGATTACGTCGGCGTGGTTGCTCTCGACGGCGAAATCAACGATGCCTCCATCGCTCCTGTCAGGGCAGAGATCCTCAAGCTCGCCAAAGACGATAAATGCAAGGCGCTCGTCCTCCGTGTCAACTCCCCGGGCGGCTCCGCCCTCTCCAGTGACGTTCTCTGGGAGGCTACCGATGAGTTTAAAGCCACGAAAAAACCCTTTGTTGTCTCGATGGGATCAGTCGCCGCCTCCGGTGGCTATTACGTCAGTGCGGGAGCTGAAAAAATCTTTGCCGAGGAAGGCACCATCACCGGCTCGATCGGGGTGGTCGGGATGAAGTTTGTCCTGGGAGGCGCGATGGAAAAGCTCGGCATCACCGTACACTCCCGTCAACGCGGCAAGAATGCCGGTATCATGAGCACCCATCGCGGATACACACCAGCCGAAGCCGAACTGATCCGCAAGTCGATGCTGGATGTTTATGGCACCTTTAAAAAGCGCATCACCGACGGGCGTGGCAACCGCATCAAGGGCGACCTGGAAAAACTCGCCGGAGGTCGCGTCTACTCCGGTCGCGACGCACTCGCCATTGGCCTGGTCGATGAAATCGGGGGGCTCAACGAAGCCATCGCACACGCCGCCAGTCTCGCCAAGCTGGCGGAGTATGAGACCCACCTCAGCCCCGAGCCGAAAAGCGGCTTGGAAGGTATGTTTTCCGGTCCTGACAAACCCGGCGAGGATGATGAGTTCATCCGTATGACCAGCCCCAGGGGACACGCCGCCCTGATCCAACAACACCTTCTGGCTGTGCCTGGAATCCAGCTCCTTACGCCAGGGCAGCGTGCCCAGTTGGAAAATCTGGTCAGGCGCATCGAGTCGTATCAACAACACTCCATTCTTCTCATCGGGCCAGACATCAAAGTGCCCGGATTCTGATATTCAACCACAAACCAAAACCACACCATGGCTACCAAGAAAAAAGGATGCGGGTTCCTCATCACCGCAATTGTATTACTCATCGCTGCCGCAGCTATTTTCGGCATCGGCGTCGTAGGTGCATTCAAATCAATGGCTCCTGTCACCTCGTTTGATACCCCTAACGCTGGTGCCATATCATCCGGGGAAGATGGTGCCATCTCGGTCTGGCTGCACGGAAACGACACCAGTGTCCCCTCCGGAGTCAGCATTAACGTCAGGGAGGTCGAATCCGGTCAAATGATCCCGGCCCCGCTCACCTCGCTCAATTCCCATATCGAAGTCAACGGCGACCGCCGCATTCTACTCGGTGCCTTCGAAGGGAAAAATGGCAAAGATTACCAAGTCCAGGTCGACGGTTTGTCCGCCGGACGGAAAATCTCGCTTTCCAATACCTCGGGCACCGCCGTGGCCGGAAGTATCGGCGCCGCCATTGTCGGTCCCATGATCTGCGGCGGCCTCGCGCTGATCTTCGGTATCATCGGGCTGGTCAAGTTCTTCGGCTCGAAAACCCCACCTGCCCAATCACCTCCCGTAGCCACTCCGGGTGCTCCACCGGCGATGTGATTGCAGCTTATCCTGTCCAGCCAGCTCCGCCAAACCAGGCAGAGCTGGCTTTTTCTTGCTCCATTACCCCGCTATTATTGACAATTCCTTGGTATTCTGACCACGTTCGCCCAGCTCAGCAGAGCCCCCCCATCTCGTAATTAGTAATTAGTAATTTGTAATTCCCAATCCCAATATCACCATGTACGACCTCATTGTCATCGGCGGCGGTCCCGCCGGATACGTCGGAGCCATCCGCGGAGCCCAACTCGGAAAAAAAGTCGCTGTCATCGAAGCCGACCGCGCAGGCGGCACCTGCCTGAACTGGGGATGTATTCCCACCAAGGCCCTGTTGAAAAATGCCGAGCTCTACCAGACACTCACCAAAAAAGCGGCCACTTTCGGCATTTCCTTCGATAACCTCGCCTACGATTGGACCAAAGTGGTCGGTCGTTCCCGCCAGGTGTCCGATCGCCTCGCTGGCGGTATCGAATTTCTCTTCAAGAAAAACAAAGTCGACTACGTGCGTGGATTCGGCTCCATCGTCGACGGCAATCACGTGGAAGTCACTGCGGCTGATGGCTCCAAACAAGTTCTCGAAGCAGCCCACATCATGATCGCCACTGGTTGCAAGAGCCGCGAGCTGCCGCCTCTTCCCTTCAACGGCAAATCCGTCATCAGCTCCAAGGAGGCGATGAACCTGGCGGTGCAACCCGAGAGCATGGTCATCATCGGCGCCGGCGCCATCGGCGTCGAGTTCGCCTATGTGTACAACGCGTTTGGCACCAAGGTAACCATCATCGAGATGCAGCCAAACCTGCTTCCTGTCGAGGACACGGAAGTCGGCCTTGAGTTGCAAAAATCATTCACCAAACAAGGTGTGCGCTCACTCACCGATACCAAGTGTGTCGCCTTCCGCGATAATGGCGACTCTGTTTCCATCGATGTCGAAGGCCCTAAAGGAAACGAAACGGTTACCGCCGAGGTCTGCCTGGTGGCAATCGGTATTGCTCCTGTCCTCCCCGGCGGACTTCAGCCAGAGCTCGACCGCGGTTTTATCCAGGTCGGCGATCGCTACCAGACCTCCATCCCCAACGTCTATGCCGTCGGTGATATCTCCGGTCCACCGTGGCTCGCCCACACAGCGAGCTTCGAGGCCATCCAGTGTGTCGAAGGTCTCTTTGTCGAAGGCCACACACCACGCAAGGTCGGTAATTTCCCGGGCTGCACCTACTGCCATCCACAAGTCGCTTCGGTTGGAAAAACCGAACGCGCACTCAAGGAAGAGGGTGTCGACTACAAAGTCGGCAAGTTCCCCTACGCCGCCATCGGAAAAGCCCAGGCATCCGGTGATGCGGAAGGTTTTGTCAAACTCCTCTTCGGCAAGGAACACGGTGAGCTGCTAGGTGCCCACATCATCGGTGACAACGCCACCGAGCTGATCGCTGAAATGGGACTGGCCCTTGAAATGGAACTGACCACCGATGAGATCCACGGCACCATCCACGCCCACCCGACTCTGGCTGAGGCGATCCACGAGGCCACGCTCGACGCCGATGGGCACGCGATCCATTTCTAACAGTAAATCACCCCCCTAACCCAAGTCCTAAGATGAGTGATATTCAATACTGGCACTATCTTGATACCGCGGGCCAACAGCAAGGCCCCATCACCGCCGATCAGCTGCAGCAACTCGCCGCGACCGGCCAAATCACCGCCCAGACCAATGTCTGGACCGAAGGCATGGCCGAGTGGCTACCCGCCACCCAGGTCGAGGGTCTGATACCGGCCCAACCGGTGGTCGCTCAACCGGTCGTCGTCCCACAAGCCCAACCGGTGGTTGCCCAGGCGGTCAATCCATACGCACCGTCGGTAGCCACCCAGGCAGCCGTTCCCCAGCAAGGCGGCAACTACCCGATCCCCCTGGTCAACAAAGTCAGCTTCGGACTCTACGCCGGATGCCTGATCGGCGGATTCGTGCTCTACCTGATCGCCATGATCCAGATAGCGGCCAGCTCTCCCACAGCGGAGGAAATGGCGAACAATCCCAATGCGCTTGATAACGGCGGCGGCATAGGGCTGGGTATGCTGTTGCTGGTTGTTGGCATGATTGCCCTGCTCGTAGGCGCGGTCATCCAGTTCATTGCCATCTACCGCATCTGGTCCATCCTTCGGCCCGGAGGCGGGACGGTTTCGCCGGGCAGTGCCGTGGGCTTCCTTTTCATCCCCTTTTTTGGCCCCATCTGGATGATCATCATCCTCTGTAAACTCCCTGGTGAGTGGAATGGCATTGTTGCCCGGTATCAAAATACCGCTACCGCCCCCCGCCTGAGTATCGGGATTGCAATCTGCGCCATCCTCATTCCCGTCATCGGCCAACTCCTCTGGATGAAAGAGGTCACCAAGGCGATCAACTTTATGGTGATGGCCAGAATCATGCCCCAACCACAGGCCGGACAAACCCAGCCAGGTGGGTTAAAACTCTATTAAAGGCTGCGCAATGCCCCGTCCTGTCAATCATACCATCAAAACTAAAAAAAACGGGGGCTGGCAGCTCCCGTTTTTTTTGCTATCCTCCGGCCTAGTCCTTACCTGAAAACCAGGTTACCCATATCATCAATCCCATGAACTACCCACTGAACCTCAGCTTTAAAGTCGTCGCCCTCGCACCCCAGATTTTTGTCAACGACTCCCAAGGCGCCCCCGTCTGCTACGTTAAACAGAAGATGTTTAAATTCAAGGAGGACATCCAGGTGTTTTCCGATTCAAGCAAATCCCGGCAAATCGCCAGCATCAAAGCCAATAAGGTCATCGACTGGTCGGCCCGCTATTACTTCACCGATAGCCAGGGAAACGCCATCGGCTCCGTAGGCCGGCAGGGTATGCGCTCGATCTGGCGCGCGCGTTATGATGTCTTCAATCCCGGCGACGAAGCCGCCGACTTCAAAGTACAGGAGGAAAACCCTTGGACCAAGGTCATGGACGGGCTGTTCGGGGGTATCCCGATCGTCGGGATGTTCAGCGGCTATGTTTTTCATCCCACCTACCTGGCTACCCGCGCCGATGGCACTCCCGTGATGCGTGTGAGTAAACAGGCTGCTTTTTTCGAAGGCAAATTCACGATTGAAAAGCTTGCCGATCTTTCCCCCCAGGAGGAGGTCAACCTGATCTATTCCTTCCTTATGTTATTACTGTTAGAACGATCCCGGGGCTAGTCCACCTTCCCGAACCTCAACAACTACGGCCATGAGCGAAGAACAACAATGGTTCTACACGGATTCCACTGGAGCTGAGCACGGCCCCGTTTCAGCCGACGAGTTACAGCAACTGGGTGCCACAGGTGCAATCCATGCGCTCACAGACGTTTGGACCGAGGGGCTGGAAGCGTGGGTGCCAGCCTCCGAGATCGAAGGCGTCATCCCGGAGGCTCCCCCCCAGGCCGCAGCTTCAGCCCCACCCGAGCCTGCCCACCAACCCCATATCAACCTGGGCGTCGGCAGCGGCATCCATCTGGAGTCATCCATCACGCCCCGCCCGATGGGCCAACCCGCTGCCACCCCCTACGGGACCACCGCCAAGAGCCCGGCTAAATGGATTGTGTTAGCGATCATCGCGCTCCTGGCCATCGGGCTTGGTATCTACTTCGCCCTGTCATCATCCGGTGAGCCAAAACCGGAGGAGACCCCTGGCTTCATGGAGTATTCCAAGGCCAACAACCTGATCAACAAAAAGAAAAACGTCGATATCCTTGGCAACAATACCGACGGCCTCGCTATATCCAAGGCCTTTGCAGCGGGTATCAAAACCCACAACGACCCGGCCATCGAGGAATCATTCCCCGGCCTGCTCGGCAAAGATGGTGAAGTGAGAACCTACACCATGGCCAAAACCGAAGGTGAGCTGAAAACCACCATCATCATCGTCCAGGTGCTCAAGCTCAAATTACTCAGTGCCAAAGCCCAGGCAGCGCTGGCTGATTCGGTCTGGCTCCATGCGAAATCCGCTCTGGCCCATACGCCCTACCAGGACCCCAAAACCCGACTCGTGGTGGCACTCCGGGATGCTGAAACCTATGCCAAAGTAATGATCGGCCATCCCGTCGCCAGCGATACAACAGAGCAAAAGGCTACGGACGGGATCATCGAGTCCCACAGTGGGGATGAGGCTGAAACCAGGCTTTATCCCTACTTTGCCCGACCCAAAAAGGACCAATAAGCCG
The sequence above is drawn from the Akkermansiaceae bacterium genome and encodes:
- a CDS encoding NADP-dependent isocitrate dehydrogenase; translated protein: MSQETIIYTQTDEAPALATYSFLPIVQAFTKTSGVNVETRDISLAGRILSQFPDRLKAGQQVGDALAELGELARTPEANIIKLPNISASVPQMEAAIAELQAKGYDIPNYADAEDVYSRIKGSAVNPVLREGNSDRRAPKAVKEYAKANPHRMGAWTPDSKSHVACMGSGDFFSNEKSVTIEEATDARIVLTATDGTTTVLKESTPLLEGEIIDATLMSKKALVTFLDDQIADAKEKGVLFSLHMKATMMKVSDPIIFGHCVAVFFKNVFDKHGEVLCQAGVDLRNGFGDLLAKIETLPADQKAAIEADIEAAYANGPDLAMVNSDKGITNLHVPSDVIVDASMPAMIRTSGQMWNKEGKQQDTKAVIPDASYAGVYQATIDFCKKNGAFDPTTMGTVPNVGLMAQKAEEYGSHDKTFEIPADGKVTIIDSNENILIEHAVEKGDIWRACQVKDAPIQDWVKLAVNRARATQTPAVFWLDEDRAHDAQLIRKVGQYLGDHDTDGLEIHIMSPVEATEFTLARCKAGEDTISVTGNVLRDYLTDLFPILELGTSAKMLSIVPLMNGGGLFETGAGGSAPKHVQQFTAENYLRWDSLGEFLALAVSLEHLSEKFGNAKAKTLADTLDAATGQFLLNDKSPTRKLGGIDNRGSHFYLALYWAQALAAQTDDAELAATFAPVAEALATNEDKIVGELIAVQGSPVDMGGYYMPDDELTGAAMRPSATLNGILAGI
- the sppA gene encoding signal peptide peptidase SppA, with amino-acid sequence MKYLVSCLFSLSILISNAAKKEDSSIVAVYDLDAAISESGQSSGGLLGLGGLGGGADRPLTHFDIVRSLKAAAEDKEVKGVVLDLGGAGIDLAQLQEMRRCLLAIRKAGKDVWFYTESISNGTALIGSAANHFTLMPEGDVSLTGMYSESMYFKGLLDKLGLKVEVIHIGDFKSAGETFYRTGPSDYAKQQENLLFDSIYGQIIQQISEGRKIKPDALRAIIDQALITPEQAREAGLVDALQYRTDFIATLRKHYGKDTEFDRSYELPNTDGPEIDGFMDLMKLAFKAGKGKKHKADYVGVVALDGEINDASIAPVRAEILKLAKDDKCKALVLRVNSPGGSALSSDVLWEATDEFKATKKPFVVSMGSVAASGGYYVSAGAEKIFAEEGTITGSIGVVGMKFVLGGAMEKLGITVHSRQRGKNAGIMSTHRGYTPAEAELIRKSMLDVYGTFKKRITDGRGNRIKGDLEKLAGGRVYSGRDALAIGLVDEIGGLNEAIAHAASLAKLAEYETHLSPEPKSGLEGMFSGPDKPGEDDEFIRMTSPRGHAALIQQHLLAVPGIQLLTPGQRAQLENLVRRIESYQQHSILLIGPDIKVPGF
- the lpdA gene encoding dihydrolipoyl dehydrogenase — encoded protein: MYDLIVIGGGPAGYVGAIRGAQLGKKVAVIEADRAGGTCLNWGCIPTKALLKNAELYQTLTKKAATFGISFDNLAYDWTKVVGRSRQVSDRLAGGIEFLFKKNKVDYVRGFGSIVDGNHVEVTAADGSKQVLEAAHIMIATGCKSRELPPLPFNGKSVISSKEAMNLAVQPESMVIIGAGAIGVEFAYVYNAFGTKVTIIEMQPNLLPVEDTEVGLELQKSFTKQGVRSLTDTKCVAFRDNGDSVSIDVEGPKGNETVTAEVCLVAIGIAPVLPGGLQPELDRGFIQVGDRYQTSIPNVYAVGDISGPPWLAHTASFEAIQCVEGLFVEGHTPRKVGNFPGCTYCHPQVASVGKTERALKEEGVDYKVGKFPYAAIGKAQASGDAEGFVKLLFGKEHGELLGAHIIGDNATELIAEMGLALEMELTTDEIHGTIHAHPTLAEAIHEATLDADGHAIHF
- a CDS encoding DUF4339 domain-containing protein; the protein is MSDIQYWHYLDTAGQQQGPITADQLQQLAATGQITAQTNVWTEGMAEWLPATQVEGLIPAQPVVAQPVVVPQAQPVVAQAVNPYAPSVATQAAVPQQGGNYPIPLVNKVSFGLYAGCLIGGFVLYLIAMIQIAASSPTAEEMANNPNALDNGGGIGLGMLLLVVGMIALLVGAVIQFIAIYRIWSILRPGGGTVSPGSAVGFLFIPFFGPIWMIIILCKLPGEWNGIVARYQNTATAPRLSIGIAICAILIPVIGQLLWMKEVTKAINFMVMARIMPQPQAGQTQPGGLKLY
- a CDS encoding DUF4339 domain-containing protein, which encodes MSEEQQWFYTDSTGAEHGPVSADELQQLGATGAIHALTDVWTEGLEAWVPASEIEGVIPEAPPQAAASAPPEPAHQPHINLGVGSGIHLESSITPRPMGQPAATPYGTTAKSPAKWIVLAIIALLAIGLGIYFALSSSGEPKPEETPGFMEYSKANNLINKKKNVDILGNNTDGLAISKAFAAGIKTHNDPAIEESFPGLLGKDGEVRTYTMAKTEGELKTTIIIVQVLKLKLLSAKAQAALADSVWLHAKSALAHTPYQDPKTRLVVALRDAETYAKVMIGHPVASDTTEQKATDGIIESHSGDEAETRLYPYFARPKKDQ